GAAGAAAAAAGATAGGTGGTCCAAGACCTGGTAATATATATGGAtatcatcttttcttttttgaattgtatctttctatttttctatttacgTGGTTGTATTTAGTTAATCATTTCTGTCTAATTTTTTGACAACTATATGTATTTTTATAGTGAGTATATGAAAGCTGCACTGGATTATGTTATGTTAATCTTTTATCCATTTGACAAATATATTGATTATTATAAAATAACATAACAAACAGATCAGATTATATTATGGGCTCTTTGGTGTTTATCAAAATTTTGCTTCAATTATCTAAAAGTAAAGATAAGGTAAGGTGAGATTcatccttttatttttaaattttataaatataattcagATACTAAAAAAAAGACTTTATATTTGCTAAGAATTTAGGTTGAAGCAAAAGCAAAATAATAAAGGattttgttaggtagacaatgaataatattaataatgaattCTAAAAttgatctaataaaataaaaatataatacacCCTCAAATTATtcacataaattttaatattaggataGCCATTCAGTGAATTGAACATTCGATAaatctattgttcacattatttagtattttcattgtttacctatactttttcaataataaaataacacaaataaaattaatgtgGTTTAGCTTAGCAGTTATATCTACTTATAAAGGCGACAAATAAATGTATTATTATGAAATAGAATGAGATATAAAATTATGTGATAACTCTATTTAAACCAAAATctctaatttataaattatttttaaaatagctCTTTTTACCCATTATAACAcatttatattagaaaaactaATTCTAAGACTCCAAACTATCAAACCGATTTTGGTTTTGTTAatcgatttttaatttttttactgattataatttataaattatttttaaaatccgattatttaaaatttggttacaattttttaaccaattaactaacttatgattttttttatgaacagCCCTAAAATTTGTAGCTTAACCTTAGCTTGTAAtctcttatatattttattttatttttgatataatgGCAGGCAATATTATTGCACTATAAACTATATAAACTCTGTTAAGTTGGTTTCCCATCAACTTACATTAGCATAGACCATGACTTTGCTAGACAATTACCCAACGGTTAATTTACAAAGAAGGccttaattattaattatcataTATCATGTAATATATTATTACATAATTTTTGTTTAGTTTGAGTGCTGTTTCAGAGATGTCAAACGAACAGGACAGCCACTCTTGAGCTTTGAGAAAAGCGCCCATTTCTGAATACTTGAGTCTGAATCAATCACCTTCCACCTGAATTACATACATACATGCATGAAGCCAAACATTTCATAATTTCATTACTTCAATTAATCAAACACACATAATCagattaaaagatataaaatagtCTCACACACTTGTAAGTGGTGATGAGACGGTGGAGGAACACCAGCATCATGGCTCTAGCCATGTTCTTCCCAAGGCACGTCCTTCCTCCCATCCCAAAAGCTAGGAAGCTGTATGGTTTAAACTCACCCTGTTTGAATTCAATCAAACACTTCGATTGTGATGTTTGAATCAAGGGGAAAATCAATCAAGTGCGTATACATTATTACACTTACAGCAAATCTAGAAGGATTGAATACATGTGGATCATTGTATATAGTTGGATCAAAGTGTATGAATTTAGCATCAATATCAACGTTCCACCCTTTCTTGATTTTAAATCCTGTGCAAGTAACCATATGTtagttaattaagtaattatattattagatcgagtttaatttttttattacgtAATTGGATGCACGTGTAAAATTACTTTTCACTGacagtgcattaaaattaaattcttattatatGTCTATGAGAGgagaataagaatttaattttgataatataAAGTAATTTTACACGTGCATTTAATTACGTGATGCCACATCattaaaaataactactttttatattGACTGTGTAAATGTTCATACGAGAGAAACgctttattaaaattaaactcaagaAAATAATTACATcaaatatatgatataatataatGGAAGTAAAAACCTTGAATCTCACAATCTTGGAGTGCTACCCTGGGAAGCCACTGTACCACAGATGCCATCCTTAACGCTTCTGTCACAACTTTAGAAGCATATTGCATCTCATTGAGATCCTCTAATGTAAGATTATCCCTTCTTGTTCTGCCATTTTTCTCAATTTGTAGTTGCTCCTTCTGTTTAATCAATACCaagaaaattaaaacaacagcaaatagaaacattaaattatattattcacTGACCTTAAGCGTGTTAAGGGCCTCTTGATTCTCGTCCACAAATTTGACCATCCATGTCATTGCATTAGCGATTGTGTCCTGTCCTGCAATCATCATAGTTAAGATGTTGTCTTTGATCTCTTCATCCTTTAATTTgttatcatcatcttcttctataAGTTGTTGGAGAAAATCTACTTTGTCATTAGTTCTTCTTATTCCACTTCTTCTTTCACTAATCTCCTTCTCCAATATTTCCATAATTGTTTTCCGAGCCTGCAATTCCATTTCATTCAGTGGAGATTCAtcgggaaagaaagaaagaaagtaataCATATTTACCTGTAGGCCATTGGAGAATCTAGTCCATGGCAACCTCAAGGGTAATGCAAGCATTGCTTCACATAAATGAGCAATGCCCTTCTGCATGATCACTAGTTCATAGCCATTCTCCATGCTTATCAGCATTTTACACATTGCCTTACATGCTAGCTGCGTTATACACAGACATATATAAGACCTTGTTGTTGGGTAAGTATATATCATGAAaccacttattccaaaagtttaaaCTGATAAGAGGAAGTAAATACAAAAGAGAGATAGATACCTTGAATGCTTCATGTTGGATGAGAAGAACGGGTCCACAAGGCCAGGTACTCATGGCTTCAAGAACGAGGACATCGAACATTTGAACAAAGGAGGACAAAGCATCCGTTGAGAACAGAGTGAGGAGACGGCCACGAATGAGCTTGTGATGGTGGTGATCAGCACAGAGCAAGCTATGGTGTCCCAAAAGCTCTGATATAGATTTTATGTACCTCTTTGAGAATCTGCCTCCCTCGTTGTTTAGAATCGCTTTGGCTGAATCTGTGCTAGAAACAAAAACATGTGTTTCTCCGAACAAGTTGGTCTTGAAGCAACTGCCATGCCAGAGGTGGCGGAGTCGGACAAATTCATATACTCCTTTGGTGCTGTTGATGGCAGCCATGAACTGCAGTGTCTCTCCCACAAATGGCAATCCTCCGTTACCCGGAGGGATCCCGGCACCACCGTCACCGGTCTTCTTGTTTCTGCTCCAATGCCATGATAATAATAGCAGTAACAAGAAGAGAGCCGCACAACAGTAACAACTAGTGTATCCATTTTCAAGCTTTACCATTTGAGAAATCATTTTAATTTGGTTCATTTGTTCAAGcaacatacatatataataatataattaagatTAGCGTGTATTCCCACACGCACTAACACCCATTCTCCAGGGTTGCTTCCACTTGGAATTTGAAGTGGAACAATAATGAGTAAGGCCTTGCAGTTGAATTGTCATGATTACCGGCCACATATTTCAAACTTTATGTGATGCAACCGTTAACCTTGGTGAGTCATGCTCATGAGTGATTATATTGACTCAGAAGCTTAGCCTACTAGAATCATCACTAATCTGTATATATTGGGTTCAAGGTATGTATCAGTGTTTTTGGATATGCTCTATTATTCTATTTCTAGTTGATAACGATATGTTATTCAACGGTTCAAGTCGTTTGTTGGTGGGCGGATGATTGCTTTCTTGTTCATGGCAACAGTTTCATTCCAAATCCGCTCACTCCACTCGTCACACCAATTGCATTGCAAGTAAATATCATCATTAGagatctattattttttattttttggggaCTCGTAGTGATGATTATACTACTAAAAGAGAATCTTAGATGATCaacatttttaataaaaagaaaacaaaagtattatctaaatataaaaaatatgtcacTAAATCAGTCACAATATATTGAGAAAGAAAAATGTTAGAGTAATATtagaatttgttattttttattattaatatttaaaaatataaaataaaatatattgttaaattattagattaaaaaaactaaactaaagacTTATTTTGATGagcttataattttttttttagtttttttttttaaaaattttataaaaaagtaaaaatatttttatgtttagtaTTTcatggaaaattttttttttatctattaattatgtttgaatataataatataaaaatattttttgtttatttattatgtgaaagaTATAtactttttaagaaaaagatcttttaaaaaaagatttaaattgtAGTTTCtcgaaaaaaaattagtattttagtatttttacttttaatactaaaaatttatcaaatacgataaaaaaaatcattgtaaaaatatctcttttattaacttaatgaTACCCCAACAAGCACTAAATAGATTAAATTGATGGCtaagtaataactaataataaaaatttcgaTGGCctcctaatattttaaattagggGACATAGAATTTATCATTTTTGACCATTAGTTAGCCATCAACTCAATTCATTTAATCTAATAATCTAACAACATATTTCATTCCATACTTTTAAACATTATGGCTAACCGAtgaacaaaaacaataaattatgaTAGCCCTCTAGCATTCttccaatatatttatataataaaattatattactaGTGTTTTGTCCGTAATAACATTatgagaatataaattttttgaaattacatCGACTTTATCTTGACATTATAGATTATGGCAAAAAAGATTTATAGAatcaaaatatttctaaaaaagaTTATAAGGGACAAAAGTTTTTATCAGTTAAGAAGATCAGGATCTtcctagataaaaaaaaaattcaaataataaactttttagttattattttcacattaaaggagtttaatttttttattaataattaattttagcatTCATTATTCAAAACTTAaaagaatttaatgtgtatacttttatatttgattaggtgttaagtttattgtacaaataaaaataattaattttatgattgttatttaaaaataatattttttctctctttaaaattataattagatattagtataaaaaattatattaatagttataaaataaactcaaaattatttttttaatttgaatcttaattctaattatgcatcacaatattagtattctctttaaattatatgtaataaaaatttgaatgaagagagataaaaatataaattagaaagataagtaataaaaatttaaaactaaataaaaaactaaaaaatatgtatataataatgatatatttttttatgtgaataatattataaaattatttttaattataattataaatttaatatttttttataattttatgaatctatttaaattatattattttattaattttattttttttataatagaaaggTAGAGAGAGGTAGAGAACgagagagaaaagggagagaaaaggataaagaagaaagagaaataaaatttgttaattttggagaaaaagattgtattttaattgtaataaaagaaTATCTTGTAATACATTATgttttgtcaaattagtaatataaaatataaattataagttatatatagagtGGGAAAGGTAGAGAGAAATAAAGAAGGAAAGAGAGGTAGATAAGATGATGAAAGAATgaggtttattaattttgaagaaaaatattttatctcaattttaatgagatagtgtcatgtgacacattttgattgttaaattaataatatagttatatttcaattttaattttaatattttaattttaattttaattttaattttaattagagaATATTATGTTGTACATTTTGATTGACAAATTTGTAATTAATCATTGGTaataatatataagagagatagaatgagtgaaaaaatgagagagaggaggagagaacattttaattttggagaaaaatatttaattttaatggcaacgagagagtgacatgtggcacgttttagttgtaaaattagtaagataagatataatttaattttaattgtaattagaGAATGTTATATTGCAAATTTTGATTGACAAATTTGTgtttattgataataatatataaaagagataTAGTGCGTGAAGGAATGAGAGAGAGAAGCAGAGAATTcttttattttggagaaaaaaatttgattttaattgtaatgagaaaatgacatgtgacatattttagttgtaaaattagtaagtaaaaattagtcattaatattaataatgatatataagagtcTAAGAGAGATAGAGTAGGTGAGGGAAtgagagagaaaatgaaaaaactatttaattttggagggaaagatttgattttaattacaaCGAGAAAGTGACATGTAACatattttgattgtaaaattagtaagatataatagatataatacaaatacataatggatttaatttatttttactttgtattttatattttaatatatagtttatatgagtttaattttgatgcactgagagtataaaatattttacacattcGTATAAATACGGATAGTAAACGGGCTAGTCTGTCCCGCCATTTGACGGGATGGTTCGCCTtaccccgcctagtgaggcggtcccaaaTTTCTCCTCCGTTTCACCTAACGGCGGGTTGGTGGGCTAAACCTgtcaaatctctctttttttatttattaataaattattaaatattaaataatatataatttcacaattatttcaataaatttataatttctacatacataaaaatattataattttaaaattcacaaatattaaaagtctttataattctaaatatatAGTAAAAATAATCATCAACcaagttttttgaaacaaaataataaaatcaatactgtaaaacataaaataaatattgtctaaacatataattaaacatcttcaaatctttaatcaatcaaacatataaCATTATCTAAATTATAACTTagaacttttttattattattttcaattaaaaaaaaacgaTGGGCATGTTGGAAAAGTCCGTCCTACCTTGCCGAAACCTGTCAAAGTCTACGAATTAGGTAGCGCAGGTTAGGCGATTTTTGgagatagttatttttttttttaaagttaggaGTAAGACTCGAATCCGTGACCTCTAGGTGAGTACGAAAAGATTATGCCATTAGAGTTATAACTTGTtgactaaaaataattatttttactaatataatgttacataattaaatacacatgtaaaataattttacatgtaCTATAATTAAAAAaggttaattaatattaacttaaatacaataaaaaatgttGATATTTTATAAACAACTATGTAATGGTATAGCTAACGACATTTTCCGTGGCTAGTGAGGTATAAACAATAAACTCAATTTTTTTGGAAATAGATCTTTTTaactgttaaaaaaaattaagatggtaaaatgtaatttttaattctttaatatttttttatgtttgtttttattttacttataaaattaataacaaaaaattatattttatttttttaattgtaaaaaaaattaagaatatttttttcttcatttgggctcaTATAAGTTCATTTTGTTTCAGCCGGATTCAATTGTTCTCGGACCAAAGCGAACATAAAATATTGCTACAACTTAAAAAGTGA
This region of Arachis hypogaea cultivar Tifrunner chromosome 8, arahy.Tifrunner.gnm2.J5K5, whole genome shotgun sequence genomic DNA includes:
- the LOC112705563 gene encoding cytochrome P450 90D2, yielding MLLEQMNQIKMISQMVKLENGYTSCYCCAALFLLLLLLSWHWSRNKKTGDGGAGIPPGNGGLPFVGETLQFMAAINSTKGVYEFVRLRHLWHGSCFKTNLFGETHVFVSSTDSAKAILNNEGGRFSKRYIKSISELLGHHSLLCADHHHHKLIRGRLLTLFSTDALSSFVQMFDVLVLEAMSTWPCGPVLLIQHEAFKLACKAMCKMLISMENGYELVIMQKGIAHLCEAMLALPLRLPWTRFSNGLQARKTIMEILEKEISERRSGIRRTNDKVDFLQQLIEEDDDNKLKDEEIKDNILTMMIAGQDTIANAMTWMVKFVDENQEALNTLKKEQLQIEKNGRTRRDNLTLEDLNEMQYASKVVTEALRMASVVQWLPRVALQDCEIQGFKIKKGWNVDIDAKFIHFDPTIYNDPHVFNPSRFAGEFKPYSFLAFGMGGRTCLGKNMARAMMLVFLHRLITTYKWKVIDSDSSIQKWALFSKLKSGCPVRLTSLKQHSN